In Chiloscyllium punctatum isolate Juve2018m chromosome 38, sChiPun1.3, whole genome shotgun sequence, a single genomic region encodes these proteins:
- the prpf19 gene encoding LOW QUALITY PROTEIN: pre-mRNA-processing factor 19 (The sequence of the model RefSeq protein was modified relative to this genomic sequence to represent the inferred CDS: inserted 1 base in 1 codon): MGLIFGTGTIDSQIKIWDLKERTNVANFPGHSGPITSIAFSENGYYLATAADDSQVKLWXLRKLKNFKTIQLDDHYEVKCLTFDQSGTYLAVAGTDIRVYVCKQWAEVLHFTEHSAQTTGVAFGEYSRFLASSSMDRSLKLYSQ; the protein is encoded by the exons ATGGGCCTCATCTTCGGCACGGGTACCATTGACTCACAGATCAAGATCTGGGATCTGAAG gAACGGACAAACGTGGCCAACTTCCCAGGGCACTCTGGCCCTATCACCAGCATCGCCTTCTCTGAGAACGGGTACTATCTGGCCACAGCTGCTGACGACTCCCAGGTCAAACTCT ACTTGCGCAAGCTGAAGAACTTCAAGACCATCCAACTGGATGACCATTACGAG GTGAAGTGTTTGACCTTTGACCAGAGTGGCACTTACCTGGCCGTGGCAGGTACAGACATCCGAGTGTACGTGTGTAAGCAGTGGGCCGAGGTGTTGCACTTCACAG AGCACAGTGCGCAGACCACGGGAGTGGCATTTGGTGAATATTCTCGCTTCCTCGCTTCCAGCAGCATGGATCGTAGCCTCAAACTCTACAGCCAGTAG